A stretch of DNA from Luteolibacter sp. Y139:
CCGGAGAGGTCGGAAGGTCTGGTTCCGGGTTGGCCTTTGTGGTGGCCACTCGATCCAACAGAGAAAGCGCCCAAAAAACTCCCCTTCCATCGCCGATTTGTGAGGCACTACGCGATTGCGGCATATGTCGAAGTTTCGGCCATGTTAGGGAAATCCCCTCAACTAATCATGAGTAAGCCTAAAGCACGCCGCCAAGCCCTGAATGCCCTTCACGCCTTCGAGCTCTTTTGCCGGGAACACTCCTTCGGTCTGCCGGTCTGGCTCGCGTCCGACTACCTGAACATGACGCCTCAAGGTGTGCACATGGCATCGGAACGTGGCTGGATCGCATACTTCCAGCATGGTCGGAATCGACTCTATTCCTACCGGGACGTGATTCGATACCGCTGGAAGTCGAGAAAGTTCAAAGACAACGCCCAGCCTGCCCCCTATCCAACCGGCGCACGATATGACTTTGAGCTGGTTCCCGAGACGGCGGCCGAGCCGACGCAGCCTGACGTCTTAGCCGCGCACAATGCTAAAATTCGAGCTTCCCTTGAGGACGCAGCGAAGGAGATTGCAGCCATGAACAAAGCGGGACTTCCGTGGCCTCGGCCGCGCATCTAACAGCCCCCTTTCAAGGTGAGTATTTGTCGTGCAACTCATTGACTGACTGCATGTAATGCGGAATTGAAAATGGCGCATTCATGCAGGTTAAAGAGATGCCGAAAAGGTAAAGCTCCCCGCCCGTGTTCCTCTGTTGTCATCCATCACCCGAGAATGTTGCCCTACCTCCAGGCTTTTGCTTACCTTCCTTGGGATGCCGTCATTCGCGTTTTGGAACATTAATCGAAAAGACCTGAATGCAGCGACCCGCTCTTTGGTCGAGGCTAAGAACCTAGACGTGCTTCTTCTGTGCGAGCCTGATGGCGATCCCGATGAGTTGATTGTGGGACTGAACGAATTGGATCAGGGGCTATACTATCGCGTGCCCGTTTTAGCGCCCCGCTTTCAAGTCTACACGAGACTCATGAATGAGTTCATTCGACCCCGATTTGACGGCCCTCGCTGCTCAGTTCTGACGATTTCCATCCCTGGTATTCCTCCCTTCAATTTGATGCTCATTCACGCCAATTGTGCCAATTACCATAGCGACCAGAACATCGCGCTTGAGCTGATCGAAATAGCAAAACAGCTACGACTGATTGAGTCGGAGGACGGCCACACCCGTTCCATCGTCGTCGGGGATTTCAACCAGAACCCCTATAGCACGGGCCTTTTGGCGGCAAATGGATTTCACGCGATAATGGATGCGGCTGAGGCGAGGAAGGGCTCGCGGATCGTTCAGCAAAAACCTTGGGACTACTTCTATAATCCGATGTGGAGTCTTATGGGCGACCGCAGCAAGGGGCCTCCGGGAACGCATTTTTATCGAGGCAATGGCTTGGTGGAACAACAATGGCATATGCTGGATCAGGTAATCGTTCGCCCCTCGCTTCTAGAGTTCTTCGACCTCGAAAAACTTGAAATTTTGACTGCGCTCGGCAAGCTCCCTCTCCTTACTGCGAGCAACCGTCCTCGTCGCTCCGATCTTTCTGATCATCTCCCGATCTATTTCGAACTCAATACCTGAAATGTCCGATCCTACGTCGTTTTGGCCCAGCTTTGAGCAGTTCACCCCCACCCGGTCACCCTCGGCAATTCTTCGGGAAATTGCTAACGACTTGCACAAAAGAACCGGGAACCTCGTCGGTGCTGCGGTCGTTCGCACAGACGCAGCCCAAGAGCGGTTCGGTTATAATTTAAATATCAAGGCTCCGGCCTTGGGTTCCTATACATTTTGGCTTCTCAACATCGAGCATCCACTCGAGATGTATCCCTTAGAAATCAGCGTGGACGAGAAGGTCGGAGTCGAACTCGGTTTCGGGATGGAAGGGTGGCGCCATTTCAAGGAAGTCGAAAACGAAGAGGGCTTTCTCAAGGCTTTGGGTCTGATTTTAGGAACCGTGAGGGTGCGACAAGTAGTGGGGGCTCTCATTACCCAAGCTAGGGATATGAAGGCGCCGGTATCATTTAATGATGATAGCGATGATATTCCCTTTTGAGTGGATAAGCGGAGACAGTCCCCGAATCGTAACGTTTCGATAAGCTCGGTCAGACCCGAAGCACCATTCAGGGGCTAGTAGCAGGTCTATCCATCTCTATCGCTGGCGCGACCTGTGCCTCGATCGTGCACAACCCACCCGCACAGCCCTTGTTCGCCGCAAGAACTGGAACGCGCCGGAGATCTGGAGCGGACAGAAAAGTCCGACGCAAACGAGCCAGCGAATAAGCCTCCCGGTTGTTCCACGGGAGCAGCGAAAGGATCCGGGCCAAAAGACAATAACCTAACAGCACCAGGGCCAGAGTTCCGACGGCTGGCAGCCAATAGAGCCACCGCATCTGCGGGACATAGCTAATCAGCAGCAGCGCCAAATACGCCGTCCGAAGCTGAACCGAAAATGCCGCGAAGCCACGGTCGCGCACCAGCAACACAATGCCTTGGCCCACGCCCACGGTCACCGCCATCGCGCCGATGAACGCCAGAGGGAAACCGGATAGCCCGACAAAGAGCAGCACCGTAGTCGCCGCCCATGCCCACCAAGTCCAGTCGGTGAGGTTGATGTAGAATAGCGGGCGCCCAGGTCCGTCCACAGCAACCGGAGCTGTCTCCACCGCTTCGTTAGGCTCGGTTTTCATCTTTCCGTCGGTCCTTTCGAGAAGACCGATGCTCCCCCATGAGCCCCTGATCGTCAACGCAAAGGGAGCGCGAAGGGGCCAGTCGCAGTCCTACCCCTCTTGACGCTATTCGCCAATACTGGTCGTTCATGACAACGTGTTCCGACCCAGCGAAGCGCTCCCAACGGGAGAAACTCATTCGAATAAATTTCGCGTCTTTTCGCGTTCTTTCGCGGTTGAAATTCTTCGTCCGTCTCCGGCCTGAAGCGGCTACGACTCCAAGCAAAACGAACGCCCGGGCCGGACGTCGAGCTACTCCAATAATTCCACTATATAGGCATTCGGGAATAGTAGAGCGCTCCCGGATTGAGGCTCAAGCAGCCCTCTTTCGGCCGCCACCCCACTGCGAAACTCCCGCACGCCGGCTTCCGCTTTTCCGCTCTCCTATACATACCGGAAAAGCGGAAAACTCCGCCCCCCTACTCCGGTTCAGCCGGGCTCGCCGTGCCATTCGGCAGATCCTCCTCCAGGCAAATGATCAGCTGCATCCCCTTCTCAACGCCCAGCGCCTTCAGCGAAATCATCCCATGCCTCGAGGGCCCGGCATAGACCAATTGGTAGTCCGCCTTGCAGCTCTTCGAATCGGTCGAGATCACCCGGCACCCCTTTCCTTCCAGCGCCTTGCGGATCGCTTCTGCTCCGGCGGCACCGGTATCGCTGCTCCAGTTGCTCGACCGATGCACCACCAAGCTACAGCCATACGGAACTCCCGGCGCGCTTCCCTTGGTGAATTCCTCCTCGATCTCGACCTTGCTCCAAGTGCTCTTCGCCAAATTCCGGATCACCCCATTCATCTCCACCGGCCACCCGCTGAAATCCGCGCTCACCGTCGGCGGCGGATTCCGCGTCCCAACCGCCACGGCACCGCAGGACGCCAAAATCACGGCCATGGCGATCGCCGTCCGTTTCCTCATGTCTCCAAATCCTGCGGCGTTCGGTGAACCATTACAGCCCAAATTACTCCGCTAATTCCGCCCTAGAGGCATACCGAATTAGCGGAGTGCTTCCCAGCGACTCACCAAGACTTCACCTCATCGTTCCCGCCGAGTTTCCCATCGGCACCCAGACTCCAAACAATGACGTTCTTCTGGCGCACGATTCCACCGGGCTTGGTCGGATCCGCGATTTCGTTATCGAGATCGTTGTCGAACTCCAGGTTCAGCGGATGACCCCAGGCATCGAACATCCCTTCCACCTGATTGCCGGAGTAGACCAAGCCACCCTTGTTCTTGTTATCGGCGATCTTGGTCGTGAGGAAAACAATGCCCTTCGGATTCTGCATCGTGCCACTCGGGTCTTCCTTGCCCAGCAGGATGGTCAAGAGCTCCGCTCCAGCCTTCCCATCAGCCGTCATCTGGTCCTGATCGCCCACGCTCGGGAAATGATTGTAGGTATCGCGATACGCATTCAGCGCCATGTCCAGGTCACGCACGCAAGTCAGGGACACCAGCTCTCTCGACCGCTTGTTGACCAACGAAATGGCAGTGAGGCTCAGCGCCGCCAGCACCATGATGATGGACATCACCACGAGCAACTCGATGAGCGTGAAACCGGAACGGGACCTAGGATGGAAATGGGTTTTCATAGATCTATAACTCCAATCTCTGCCAATAAAGCAGCATCTCGGCTCAGTGGCAATGCGCGAAAACAAGCCAAGGATCGATCACCCCTATTCCGACCGCCGCGCTCACCCCTTATCGCGCCGGGGTCCCGCAACGGACCATCCGCTCGGCGAAATCCTTGAGGCAATCCTCCCGCCAGCGGCTGACCGTCTTCGCACCCTGCTGGTCCCCTTCCCTCAATCCCGGATCCGGATCATCGGTCCACCAATGGGGATAGTCCGGCGACGGCTTCTGCCCGACCGCGGGCAGCACCGAGGCAAAGCTCCCAGTCCTGCCATCCAGACCCGGATGATTGCTAGCGATCCGATAGCTCCATTTCCGCGCCGACTTCGGCGAAAACAGGAAATGCCAAGCGCCATCGCCACCCGGAAAGCCGCTGAATTCCTGGTCATCCACCACCAGCCGGGCGCTGGCATCAGTCGGCGCGCTTCCCTCCGGCCGATACCCCAGATCGACGATCGAATACGTCTCCACCGTATCCGCCTCAGTCGGAGCACTCGTAAAAGTCATGCGCTTCCGGTCCCAAGAGCGAACAAAGCTGCCACCCCAAGATCCCGATTCCGCCGCCGGATTCTCCGGCCTAGCTCCGGGTCCCAGCAGATACGTCAGCGAAGGCGTGTCCCCCATTTTGATCTCCGGGGAGATGGTCGCGAAGTAATCCCCGAGCGCACCGCGGCCTTTGACATGAGCGGTCACGAACTCGCGATTGCCCAGATCGCCCGCCTGATTCCCGCCGCGAAAGAAGCCCATATAGGTCGAGTTCGCCTCGATGATCCACAGATCCCGATGCTCCCGGGCAATGTAGTCATAGGCCGTAGTCGACCACTTCTTGTTAGGCCCGCCGATCCAGTAAATCCGCAGCTTCTGCTTGATCGAGGGGTCATCGTGAAGGGCCTGCGCGAGATCATCGATGCCACCCCAAACCAGCAGCCACAGCGGCCGCGGATCATCGCGGCGGGCGCATTGGAGGATCCAGTCCGAGCCTTCCGTCCGTTCACCCCAGCCACGCAGATCCGCGGAATCCGTGCCACCCTGTTTGGTCACGGCCCGCAGCTGGTCCGGCTTCGGATAGTCGTCCGAATAGCTCTTCAGGTTCGAAAAGTCCTTCGCGTAGATATCAATGAGCTTCAGCAGGTTCTCCTTCCGGTTCCGCGCCGCACCCCACGGCGAC
This window harbors:
- a CDS encoding type II secretion system protein, whose translation is MKTHFHPRSRSGFTLIELLVVMSIIMVLAALSLTAISLVNKRSRELVSLTCVRDLDMALNAYRDTYNHFPSVGDQDQMTADGKAGAELLTILLGKEDPSGTMQNPKGIVFLTTKIADNKNKGGLVYSGNQVEGMFDAWGHPLNLEFDNDLDNEIADPTKPGGIVRQKNVIVWSLGADGKLGGNDEVKSW
- a CDS encoding nucleoside hydrolase-like domain-containing protein produces the protein MGFRRVLALFFLAVLVIPAMTLSVSAEVRPRVIVSTDIGGTDFDDFQSLVHLLVYADRIDLEGLIASPWGAARNRKENLLKLIDIYAKDFSNLKSYSDDYPKPDQLRAVTKQGGTDSADLRGWGERTEGSDWILQCARRDDPRPLWLLVWGGIDDLAQALHDDPSIKQKLRIYWIGGPNKKWSTTAYDYIAREHRDLWIIEANSTYMGFFRGGNQAGDLGNREFVTAHVKGRGALGDYFATISPEIKMGDTPSLTYLLGPGARPENPAAESGSWGGSFVRSWDRKRMTFTSAPTEADTVETYSIVDLGYRPEGSAPTDASARLVVDDQEFSGFPGGDGAWHFLFSPKSARKWSYRIASNHPGLDGRTGSFASVLPAVGQKPSPDYPHWWTDDPDPGLREGDQQGAKTVSRWREDCLKDFAERMVRCGTPAR